From Equus quagga isolate Etosha38 chromosome 3, UCLA_HA_Equagga_1.0, whole genome shotgun sequence, one genomic window encodes:
- the NAA11 gene encoding N-alpha-acetyltransferase 11 has product MNIRNARPDDLMNMQHCNLLCLPENYQMKYYFYHGLSWPQLSYIAEDEDGKIVGYVLAKMEEDPDDVPHGHITSLAVKRSHRRLGLAQKLMDQASLAMIENFSAQYVSLHVRKSNRAALHLYSNTLNFQVSEVEPKYYADGEDAYAMKRDLAQMADELRRQLEQRKGGYVVGSRENQETQGSTHPGSEEACQEQKISAADDSGSDSKEPSESPESTDVQDSSEDSDSAS; this is encoded by the coding sequence ATGAACATCCGCAATGCTCGGCCCGACGACCTGATGAACATGCAGCACTGCAACCTCCTTTGCCTTCCCGAGAACTACCAGATGAAATACTATTTCTACCACGGCCTTTCCTGGCCCCAGCTCTCCTACATCGCTGAGGACGAGGACGGGAAGATCGTGGGCTACGTCCTGGCCAAAATGGAGGAGGACCCAGACGATGTCCCCCATGGGCATATCACCTCGCTGGCCGTGAAGCGTTCCCACCGGCGCCTCGGCCTGGCCCAGAAGCTAATGGACCAGGCCTCGCTGGCTATGATAGAGAACTTTAGCGCCCAGTACGTGTCCCTACACGTCCGGAAGAGTAACCGGGCAGCCCTGCACCTCTATTCGAACACCCTCAACTTTCAGGTCAGTGAAGTGGAACCCAAATACTATGCAGATGGCGAAGATGCTTATGCTATGAAGCGGGATCTCGCGCAGATGGCAGATGAGCTGAGaaggcagctggagcagaggaagggcGGGTATGTGGTGGGCTCCAGGGAGAACCAGGAGACTCAGGGCAGCACACATCCTGGTTCCGAAGAGGCCTGCCAGGAGCAGAAGATCTCGGCCGCCGACGATAGTGGCAGTGACAGTAAGGAGCCCAGCGAGTCCCCGGAGAGCACCGATGTCCAGGACAGCTCAGAAGACTCAGATTCCGCCTCCTAG